The DNA region ATCCGCCCGCCGAACCGGTTGAAGATCGTGGCCTTGCTCACCCCCGCCGCCTTGGCGACCTCCTCCAGCGGCACCGTCAGGCCCCGCCCCTGGAAGGCGTCGATCGCGGCAGAGCGGATCTGCTCGGAATTGCGCCTGGCGTCGGCGCGCAGCCGGGATTCCGAAGGCGCCCCACCGGCCAAGGCTCTCACCGTCTCTCGTCGTCGTAAGTTGACTCCGCCGGTCAGCTTACCTACTGTCGTCGGCGGAAGAGAAACTGACCACCGTGGTCAACTTACTCGCCCACAGGAAGAGGCCGAGAGCATGATCGTTGTCACCGGCGCCACCGGCGGGCTCGGCGGCGCCACCGTCGAGCACCTCCTCAAGCGCATACCCGCCGGACGGATCGCCGTCAGCGTCCGCGACACCGCCAAGGCGCGGCACTTCGCAGACCGCGGCGTGCGCGTGCGGCAGGGGTCCTACGACGACCCGGCCGCGCTGCGCGACTCCTTCGCCGGTGCCGAGCAGGTCCTGCTGGTGTCCGGGAACGACCCGGCCGCCGACCTGGTCGGCCTGCACCGCACTGCCATCGAAGCCGCCGTCGCGGCCAGCGCCCAGCGGATCCTCTACACGAGCCAACAGGGTGCCGTCCCCGGCAACCCGTACCGGCCTTCGGACTTCCACATCGCCACCGAGGCGATCCTCGACGACTCCGGAGTCGCCTGGACCGCGCTGCGCAACGGCGCCTACGGTCCACTCGCTCAGGTTCTCGGACCGTGGCAGCGGACCGGCGAGATCGCCCAACCGGAAGACGGCCCCATCCCGTACACCGACCGCACCGACATCGCCGAAGCCACCGCGGCCATCCTCGCCGGTGACCGCTCCTTCGACGGCCCGGTCGACCTCACGGCGCCGACCGCCGTCACTTTCGACGATCTCGCCAAGATCGCCTCCGACCTCACCGGTCGCACCATCGAGCGCGTCGTCGTCGGCGACGAACAGTGGATCGCCGATCAGATCGAGGCCGGCGTCCCGGAGCAGACGGCCCGGCTCATCCTCACCTGGTACCAGGCCGCCCGCGCCAGCCACTTCGCCGAAACCGGCCCGGCACTGGCCGAACTCCTCGGCCGCGAGCCCCGCACCGTCGCCGACCGGCTCGCAGCCGACATCGCCGTCTCATGAGCCTATCCGGATCCGGCACGGGCCGTCCGGTCAGTAAAGATCGGGAACGACGAGCGTGCTTTCTTCGACCTTGACGTGCCCTGCTTCGACGAGGTCCGCAGCACGGGCGAGGAACGCGGAGAGCGACGGCGCGACCGGCTCGCCGAGGTCCGGCACGTTGGGGCGGCACACGACCTGCCCGAGGGTGCCAAGTTCGCCGGGAGCCAGGTCCAGGAAGTAGCAATCGCCCTGGAACGCGAGGAACGGCAACCAGGACTCCGACCACACCGTCCACCGGAGACACGCGGGTTGCTCGACGGGTTCGGCCATGTCGCCGACCACGTCGGTGAGCATCCGGTGCATCCCGATGATCTCGTCGACGGTCAGGAAATGATGGAAGTTGAGCGGGCCGTTCAGTTCGCCGGGATCGTCCTGGCCCGCCGACACGCTCAGGAGGTCACGCAGTTCGGCCGGGAGGACGAGCCCGGTCTCGGTGGCCAGCCGGTCGAGTTCGTGTTCGGAGGCGCCGGGCAAGAACGGTGCGGCGTCGGGCAATTCGCGCTCGATGATGCCTCGCAACCGTGCGAACTCACGGGCGGTCTGGTTCATGGCGGCCAGTATTCACCACGCACGGGCAAATCCGGATGCCCTCGATCCGGCCCGGCCAGTACTCTCCGGCGGATCACGGAATCAGGGGGTAGCCGCGTGTCCAGCCACTTCGAGGCGATCGGGATCGCCGTCGCGAGTCAGGAAGAGTTCGGGGAGCGGGTGGTTTCCCTGATCAGCGCGGGCACCGCCCGGCCTATCACCAGGAAGATCAGCGAGCACGTCTGGACCGATCCGTCCGGTGCCCGGTTGGTCGCGCAGACCCACCGCGGTGAGATCGAATTCCTGCTGCCGTGCCTGGCAGGCGCGGCGCCCGCGGTGCCCGTGGGCGACGTTCGCCTCGTCGACGACGAGACCGCGATGCTCGACCTCCTGGACGGTGTCGGCGGAGAGCTGATCTGCCCCATCGCGGTCGAACTGGAAGACCGGGCGGTCCTCGCCCACTCCGGCGGGCGGCTGGAGTCCGGCTCGCTGGTGCTGGCGGCGCTGGCCGAAGAAGTCACCGTGCACGCCGACGCCGACGCGTACTCGGCCTCGCAGGACGGTGAGCTGGAATTCGCCGCCGACCACTTCATCCCGTCCGGAACCTTCTCGCCCGAAGACGCCGCACCCGGCTGGACGCCCTCCGCCCACGCGCTGTTCGCCGGCGAGGTCGTCGAGACCGGAACTCCGGTGAACACCGTCACCGGCACGGCATTCCACCGGATCCGGGTCCGCACCATCGCGGCGATCGAACTCGACGTCGCCATCGCGGCCACCGAGCTCGAACGGCCACCCGCGCCCGGCAACATCGTGGCCGGGACCTTCTTCCTGACCGGAAGCCTGGGACTGCGGCAGGAAAACCCCGTGAAGCGGCGGAGCTGGTTCCGGCGGTAAGACCGCTACGACGACCGTTCGCGGCGATAGTGGCGAGCGGCTTTCGCCCGGTTGCCGCAGGTTTCCATGGAACACCACAGCCTGGCGCCGTTCCGCGTCGTGTCCTCGAAATACAGCGTGCACACCGGGTACGCCGAACACCGCTTGATCCGGTCCGGACGAGTGCGAAGCAGGCCCAAGTAGCCGTACGCCGCGAGCCATGCGGGCCGCCAGGCCGCGTCGTCGACCTCGATCACCTCTTCGGCGCCGCCCTCCCGCAGTTCCGGCCGTAACCGCCCGCGCGCCAGCACCTCGTTCAGCGCACGTTCGGCGGAGGCACCGGGGCTTTCGAGCACCTCGCGCAGGACGGAACGCGTGTGGCGCAACGGTTCCTCCGCCCCTGGTATATCCGGCAGACCTCGCTCGGCCAGCCAGGCGGCGACTCCCCCGGGCTCGTCGAAAACGTCACGCCGCTCACCACGATCGGGCCATGTGGTGTTCAGCAGATCGAGGGCGAGGGGCTCACCGGACAGAGGACGTTGCAGCACGAGAACCATTCTACCCTCCGTCAGCCGGTTGACAGGTTAGGTTGCCGCATGCTTGGCTCTAACCTGTCAAAAGCATTTAGACGGTTAGACCAAGGAGCACCTGCCATGTCCGAAGCCACCCGGTCCGCCGGCGAGGTTCTTCACCGCACCGCGACCATCGACGGCCGGAGCGTCTTCTACCGGGAAGCAGGCGACCCCACCGCGCCGACGGTGGTGCTGCTGCACGGTTTCCCCACGTCGTCGCGGATGTTCCACACACTGATCCCCGCGCTGGCCGATCGCTATCACGTCATCGCCCCCGACCACGTCGGCTTCGGCCACTCCGACGCCCCGCCCGTCGACCGGTTCGACTATTCGTTCGAGAACCTGACCGCGATCACCCTCGGACTCCTCGACGCGCTCGGCCTGGACCGCTTCGCCCTCTACATCCAGGATTACGGCGCGCCCATCGGTCTCCGCATCGCGAGCAGACACCCGGAGCGGGTCAGCGCGCTGCTGGTGCAATCCGGCAACGCCTACGTCGACGGTTTCACGCCGTTCTGGGACATCCTGTTCGCACACGCCAAGGACCGCGAAACCCACGAGGAAGCCGTGCGCGAACTCCTGGAGCCCGCGGCGACCCGCTGGCAGTACACCCACGGCGTCCCCGCCGACCGGCTGGACCGGCTCTCCCCGGACACCTGGACCCTCGACCAGGCCCTGCTCGACCGCCCCGGGAACAAGGAGGTGCAACTGCAGTTGTTCTGGGACTACCAGTTCAACCTCGACGTCTACCCGGCCTTCCAGGAGTACTTCCGCGAGCACCGGCCGCCGACGCTGATCACCTGGGGCGAGCACGACGAGATCTTCGGTCCCGACGGGGCCCGCGCCTTCCTCCGCGACCTGCCCGACGCCGAACTGCACCTCCTCGACGCCGGTCACTTCGCCCTCGAGACGCACGGCCCGGAGATCGCCGCCCTCATCCGGGACTTCCTCGGCCGCGTCCTGCGCTGAGAGCGGCCGCCGTATCCTCGAGGTGAGGCGGAGGTGCGGAATGACGGACGAGCAACTGCTCATCGAATTCGCGCTGACCCGCATGGACCATCCCGACCTCGACCTCGAGGAAGTGGCGACGCTGACCGTCCGGCGGCTCGGCGAGGAGCGGATGCTGGACTTCGCCGGGCT from Amycolatopsis sp. EV170708-02-1 includes:
- a CDS encoding NAD(P)H-binding protein; protein product: MIVVTGATGGLGGATVEHLLKRIPAGRIAVSVRDTAKARHFADRGVRVRQGSYDDPAALRDSFAGAEQVLLVSGNDPAADLVGLHRTAIEAAVAASAQRILYTSQQGAVPGNPYRPSDFHIATEAILDDSGVAWTALRNGAYGPLAQVLGPWQRTGEIAQPEDGPIPYTDRTDIAEATAAILAGDRSFDGPVDLTAPTAVTFDDLAKIASDLTGRTIERVVVGDEQWIADQIEAGVPEQTARLILTWYQAARASHFAETGPALAELLGREPRTVADRLAADIAVS
- a CDS encoding SMI1/KNR4 family protein, which gives rise to MNQTAREFARLRGIIERELPDAAPFLPGASEHELDRLATETGLVLPAELRDLLSVSAGQDDPGELNGPLNFHHFLTVDEIIGMHRMLTDVVGDMAEPVEQPACLRWTVWSESWLPFLAFQGDCYFLDLAPGELGTLGQVVCRPNVPDLGEPVAPSLSAFLARAADLVEAGHVKVEESTLVVPDLY
- a CDS encoding CGNR zinc finger domain-containing protein encodes the protein MVLVLQRPLSGEPLALDLLNTTWPDRGERRDVFDEPGGVAAWLAERGLPDIPGAEEPLRHTRSVLREVLESPGASAERALNEVLARGRLRPELREGGAEEVIEVDDAAWRPAWLAAYGYLGLLRTRPDRIKRCSAYPVCTLYFEDTTRNGARLWCSMETCGNRAKAARHYRRERSS
- a CDS encoding alpha/beta fold hydrolase codes for the protein MSEATRSAGEVLHRTATIDGRSVFYREAGDPTAPTVVLLHGFPTSSRMFHTLIPALADRYHVIAPDHVGFGHSDAPPVDRFDYSFENLTAITLGLLDALGLDRFALYIQDYGAPIGLRIASRHPERVSALLVQSGNAYVDGFTPFWDILFAHAKDRETHEEAVRELLEPAATRWQYTHGVPADRLDRLSPDTWTLDQALLDRPGNKEVQLQLFWDYQFNLDVYPAFQEYFREHRPPTLITWGEHDEIFGPDGARAFLRDLPDAELHLLDAGHFALETHGPEIAALIRDFLGRVLR